In Sander vitreus isolate 19-12246 chromosome 4, sanVit1, whole genome shotgun sequence, the genomic stretch tgacgttagtatttccataagcacccattcttataaagatgttaccaaattgtcttgatatgaggacttattgtacttacttggtgttttggtgtaggcctactgaaaaaggatcttatgtctgtttttcttttctctgtcatttttaacaacaacacaaatctttgacgtcagatgtctaaatatgagttagtttcatagTTCACCatgcggtcatattataattctgaaatgatcttgcgtcctccacataaatattaggtttcgtctgggacagaggatatatatttaactgatcagccacttaacttcatgttgagcaaaacacaactgtagatcttcaatattaaccctaatatcagtttacacacataacgttaggcttatcgccgtggtaacgttagttgtagtgggtgcatttctatccaacagcTATAAGCTacgtaacgttacattatattacactaacatagcaaagTTTTTTGTCatgattaattcattaattactcagcatcatttctattttagaaaagaaaaacttcatccgatgtttaatgtgaataaactagccttgaaccgcctacttactacactcctgtcactacccgatgtgactgtgaaggccgtttcacattgtacgcggcatgcgctgcgctcgccgctaggttgtcctattcccaactatatttgttgtgctcACCGCCGGGCTCAGTGCAAATTTACGTCATACATGcgccaatatttgaatgcacgtcacgtctgcgtccggtgtttacatcagacgtgcagtacatgcgacattgtggatacacagtagtgatttggtggagacaatgtttctgtctttgaaacaaaagaaagccttggcacttgccctggttgtgaggagaagatggaggaaggcagcaggaagaagggtgtgGCTGCACGAGATccctcaggtccagagagcagttgggggaattccggctggtgaaggagctccgcattcactgtgaccggttccaggggtactttcggctcaacagggagcaatttgacagtctgctgccgagagtcgggcctacgatttcccggatgcgaacaacattccgaaagcccatttctacaacggagtgtctggctatttgtctctccctgacgtATGGCTCCAGACAAGACAATATGGAAAAGTACTTCCGAGTCtagaatattattattgtgtaataacaaccgagtgtaaattgtaacttcccccattggggatcaataaagagtataaattagggctgtcaatcgattaaaaaaatgtaatctaattaattacatactctgtgattaattaatcgaaattaattgcataattaatggtgcctgaaccgatactttttaagaaagtaaaaaaagaaaaagcaaaaaaaaagggtactaaacaacagttggtgacataaaagaacggcttgtttattgctaaggccatatggtcaaaaatgaaatgatttaataataatgtataacaataacaataactaatttcagtagtaaattgctgttgaaccatcagatgggaaaaggacatttacaataacttcaaatgcaccacgaggatgtagtttaccagtttcattgaacgcaccgtctgtgttgtttctccgcaGCTACAGactgttacataccggtgttgaatcctctacagtaaaacacagtcaaactttacaccgtttagcgttagctgtcagcattttaaccgtgtgtaatccagctactagctagcggtaggctaacgttagctgctgtcgagtatagtgttaactagcgtcacgtgcagcggtgtttgtgtttcagagcatcagagagaagtgcagatatatcagtggcaccagattgcGGTAGCCAgtgttggcaggaagaagatttttacaagtaggcctaaatgttccaattaatgatccaggcagaacattctcgtctccctccttcattttacagtccaatggtggctagggACGGctcgggtcaaacgtcaatatagaatggattaatctgcgttattttttttaacgcgttattttttcacagattaattaatcgaaatgaatgcgttattttgacagccctagtataaataataatttttttttataaaaaaaatacaaatacatcctacaaatacctgaatggagctgtataatcaacttggtatttggttttcgcagcacacaacagtaggctacagttcttcTCAATTTGCtttctcagatcagagatgacaataatgtgtaactttgtcacatagggaatagtgctccctttcatgtgcattgttcattagactatacttatagagtgaactgttaaatatggacaacaacacaaagcagtttcactatcttggtataaacaatggcgtaaggacttgtcagtttgattcataaatacttgctttggacacaaacaaaagatttccagcaagatacaggatttttcaggtcagtcactatgcagtgcagtttacaccaattgttttaagaaatgcactcactgttgtgcaaatgcaattatgatttgacaaatgcaccaaagtaactgagaaaaaaaatttaacataggattgtatttcagtggagaCATATATGTTGACCTCGGACTTGTGTCGTAGCCTATACAGCTCTGGGCCAAAATCAACCTCTCCTCCATGTTCCGTTTGTGGATCCacgtgtattctgtgtttttgttgttgtttttttcagacacttGAATGCACGTCTACAGCGGGCCGCTCTTGTGCTGTCGCGGTCGTGCCTGTGtagggtgcaagatagggccccttaAATGGAAgctactttttttcccccttacgtgcaacctatttgtgaaaaagaccATCGCTTTGAGCAGACTGGATTGGCTGTAGTgatacatctctctctctctcgctctgtcagTTGTAGCTCGCTCTACCTGCTAGTAACGTTGGACACAGCGGTCTCGGCGAGAGAGAAAAGGCATTAACGTGGAAGGCTAtcacactttcctttctcccctcattgGACTAAGTTTGTGGACACTACTGTTTGCGTGCATCAATAAGTAACTCTGATGTCCTCTAGGTACGGGACGATGTTATGCAAGATTTATGAATGTACGTTAGCAACAGTAgcagggcgtaaatcccagggggtcGGGGGAgtcaggaccccccccatctaagggttgtcccccctagaaatatcattaaaaacaatgctgtgtattgtaaatcacataatgatgtatacttaaaatatctgtgtaagcagtaaaacaatacaaacccccaaaacagctttttgaagtttagaaacattttgagtcccccctcccttgcctcacagtggtttggtccactgcatgctgtaggatCTGCGCTAAACTCAGGGCCGTTTCACATTGTGCAGCGCAAAGCGACAGCGCTGTGCAAGAAATGGTCTGCCGCTGCGCTGAGCAAAGCGCAGCGCAAGCAGCATTTTGCGGCTCTTGCGCGTGCCGCggtcaaagttcaacatggttcaactttgaccgcGGCACGCGCAAGAGCGGCCGCGGTCCgctgtgacgtgcattcaagtgtctgaaaaaaacaacaacaaaaacacagaatacacgtGGATCCACAAACGGAACATGGACGAGAGGTTGATTTTGGCCCAGAGCTGTATAGGCTACGACACAAGTCCGAGGTCGTACAGAGACCTCGGACGcaaaactatgctgtggaagcatatttcaccataataggcatgccagctgtgtagattattgtagcctcttaatttaaatcattcaggtttgttttagctatgtgaagtcaacatatatgtctccaatcctatgttacattttttctcagttactttggtgcatttgtcaaatcataattgcatttgcacaacagtgagtgcatttcttaaaacaattggtgtaaactgcaccgcatagtgactgacctgaaaaatcTTCAAATCttttgtgtccaaagcaagtatttatgaatcaaactgacaagaccttacgccattgtttataccaagatagtgaaactgctttgtgttgttgtccatatttaacagttcactctataagtatagtctaatgaacaatgcacatgaaagggagcactattccctatgtgacaaagttacacattattgtcatctctgatctgagaaatgtgccaaagcaactgagaagaactgtagcctactgttgtgagctgcgacaaccaaataccaagttgattatacagctccatacaggtatttgtaggatgtatttgtatttttttataaaaaaaattataatgtatactctttattgatccctaatggggaaattacaatttacactcggttgttattacacaataataatattctaGACTCGGAAGTACTTTTCCATACTGTCTTGTCTGGAGCCATacgtcagggagagacaaatagccagacgctccgttgtagaaatgggctttcggaatgttgttcgcatccgggaaatcgtaggcccgactctcggcagcagactgtcaaattgctccctgttgagccgaaagtacccctggaaccggtcacagtgaactgctctctggacctgagggtCTCGTGCAGCCACCGGACAACACCGGACGCAGacgtgacgtgcattcaaatattggcgCATGTATGACGTAAATTTGCACTGAGCCCGGCGGCgagcacaacaaatatagttgggaataggacaacctagcggcgagcgcagcgcatgccgcgtacaatgtgaaacggccttcacagtcacatcgggtagtgacaggagtgtagtaagtaggcggttcaaggctattttattcacattaaacatcggatgaagtttttcttttctaaaatagaaatgatgctgagtaattaatgaattaatcatGACAAAAAActttgctatgttagtgtaatataatgtaacgttacgtAGCTTATAgctgttggatagaaatgcacccactacaactaatgttaccacggcgataagcctaacgttatgtgtgtaaactgatattagggttaatattgaagatctacagttgtgttttgctcaacatgaagttaagtggctgatcagttaaatatatatcctctgtcccagacgaaacctaatatttatgtggaggatgCAAGATCATTTcagaattataatatgaccgcatGGTGAActatgaaactaactcatatttagacatctgacgtcaaagatttgtgttgttgttaaaaaatgagataagatcctttttcagtaggcctacaccaaaacaccaagtaagtacaataagtcctcatatcaagacaatttggtaacatctttataagaatgggtgcttatggaaatactaacgtcactatgtcacaggcaaaggagacagaaggaactgaggaacagggagaccagggacagtcaggtggagagtctcaggtaagtgtgttgagcttagttcatatttttggaggtgtgtggctgtcagggtgagcagatgagctttaccaggggctcactaatttacattatgatcagctaatttaacaagtgtacaaaagcattgtatttcttttatatggggacacttttttcaaaaaaagtcattatgttttaaggtatttttgtggcttgattgtaaacaacttaaacataaatacatggttttaaaaaagaatattttggtcaatatagtcagctttttcattgaatcaagagaaacactgaaaagaagtataatggtacagtctccatgctacactaatgatagtattaaggctttcctctgtgtacacatgtcctctacaaGTATagttggctgtattatttgtgtccccttcaaaaattgctcttcagaaattttatgtttattgtccccccctactgttagatcagatttacgcccatgttTGCAACTGCACATGATACATTATACAATAATGTCTACTAGAGAATTTCTAAGATGGACAATCTGGAGCTGCTCCATAACCATATCTTTCAaaattttaatattaaaatgttagTATGGTCTCTTACTAAACAGTAACATTAGCACCAGTTATAAGGGAAATGTTCAAGGTTCTAACAGTAATGAACAATCTCTGCACTGGTAGTTATTAAAAGTCACCAAAAGGAAAACTTTCACTATGGTTGATATTTTTTGTTCATCTGAAAAAAGACCAGTCATATATAATGATTCATTTGCTTTATGtatgctttatttttttgttgtttttgtcatttgcaaGAAAGCTATAtttactaaaaataaataattaaacaatacatatttactgtacaaatcATAATTCTCTCTCGGTTCTCTGTTGTTTTCTCCAAAAGAAAGAACATCAACAGCTTTACGCAGGAGCCACGGAGGAGACCTCTGTCTTTGATGAGGATACCTCAGAGCCATCATCCACTTGTTTGCCAAACATTTGCATGATACATGAACGGAACTGATAaggcaaaaataaaacagtatgTTACAAATTTAAAGCAAACACATCCGATTCAGACAAGTTGATCAATGTGGCAATGTTACTGTTGTACCCACCTGCCGGTTCATGAAGACATATATAACTGGGTTCCAGATGGTGGCGCTTTTTGCAAAGTATGCAGGCATGGAAGCAGCCAGAGGATGGAAGGCATATCCAGGGTTAGCCGCACCATAGCAGACAAAAACGGTGTAAGGTCCCCAGCAGAAACAATATGCGAAAATCATGACAACGACCATTCTGGATACTTCTCTCTCAGCTTTCTGGGTTGACTCTGATTCCTTCTGCTGCATAGCAACCTGTGATCCACAAATCAACAGAGTGTGAGATAATGCCAGGCTGTGATCTACTGTATATAGAGTATAAAACTGCTGGTAAGATAACTTACTGAATGGATAGCCATAAATACTGCAAGGTAGCAAACAATGATGATGCTAAGAGGAATGAAGCAACATGTAATCATAAGAGTAATCATGTAGGACTGGACTCCAGGGTCTGTATTTCCACTGAATACATCAGGTCCACAGGAAGTCTTCAGTCCATGAGGCCAGTACCTGATGCAAGAAAATGTTTAGTATACGGTTCCACTGATTAATTCCAAAATCAGTTTTTTATAAGATAAAAAAACCGCATGCTACCTGCTCCATCCAAAGACGGGGGGAGCAGTCCAAAACGCTGCCCAAACCCAGCAGAACACTATTCCAGCTATGGCCATTTTGGCATCAAACTTAACGTTTCCAAAAGGTTTGCACACAATTATCCATCTCTCAAAGGAGATGATAGTGAGGGACCAGAGACCAGCAATGCCTGTGTAAAGAATAAGGATACTAAGTAAAGGTCTTTAACTTTTAGTCTGATAACATATGCAACACCAAGAAAACTCTCTTTCTAAACACCTTCCAATCAAAGAGAACAGTGACCACTTACCACAACATGCGACAGTGTAGCCCTCAAAGACGCACATTGGGTGTCCCAGAATGAAGTAACCAAAGAACTGGTTGCATACACTGATGGTGCTGGCGAGAAGTGTCTCCATTATATCAGCAAATGCAAGATTTACCAAGATCCAGTTCAGAGGGTGACGGAGTTTCTTGAACTTTGCCGTGGCCACCAAGACGAGACCGTTGGTGAAGACCGATGCGACAACCACCACGGACATCCACAGTGTTGCAACGTGGTAAACCCATCGCGGAGCAATGTGGTAATTTGGACCCTCAAAGGgacctgaaagaaaaaaaggaatctCATATTTAGTCACACAATTTAGATATAATAATAACCAAATACAATAATTGTAAGTTTATAAAATTCAGCCATAGTGACATAGTTGCTTTAAAAGTCAACAAAATATGATGGTAATTTGCTCTGGCcaatgaattattaaaaaaataaaatgataatagTGTACCTCTGGTATTATTGCTGTTTACGTAAACAAAGCCACCACTCGCTGTTGTATCGTCACTGTACCGCCTGGCAGCAAATGCCTGTTTTCCCCACTCTTCTGCCATTCTGATCGTAGAAGGAGGACCTTAGCAGTAAACCTTTCTTGTCACTTGCAACCTCCTTGGGTGACTGGTGCCCCACATCTGACTTTAGCTTTTATACCTGTGCTTCAGAGACCTCTGATAGGATTAGGTGGTTAGGTTAGCAGAGGTGTCCTGCTTCATCCTgcttaaaacacaaaatgtccaAATAATCTTGTTACAAACGGATTTCCATCCACTCCATTAAAATgggattagattagattagattagatagatagatagatagatagatggatagatagatagatagatagatagatagatagatagatagatagaggactgttttttatttgaggggctaccggaggagttttgggatctttagtcaaaatagacttcaccctcccttcgccagcaatacatttttctttgaccctccaaaatgattggaaAAAGAGTCATGACCCttcccaacaatttattgatgccttctgtacaaGTTTGCGCTTGGAaaagatgtacagatagccactgttttttttacaatcatgacatacatgacttaacctctgctttctcatcttacacatcacactccaccaagatggtggccatttcagtagatttactcactataagtcaaaaatgaactgcagttttatttgttctgattttttcaaatctgatttagaccacttccatatgtagtcctgaatcagacccaggtttgattttttttcaatggaGCCGCAGTGTGAACGACCAACGCAGATTTTAGGCGAccagcacagaaaaacagagcgcCTCATCTCCGTGCACGGCTTTACCGTAACGTTACATCTATAGCAACGGCTTTCACGACTTCACCTGGAGCTCCCAATCAGAAAGTAGGTCTGGTTCTCTCTGCCGTTGGCTGTCACAGCCTAACATTAGCTACGATAGCTGACATTTAGGTAAGTTTAGTGCTTGTTTGTGTAaaacaacggcagagagaaatggcgcttttccattaaatggtacctgctcgactcgcctcgactctactcgccttttttggttttccattaagaaaaaaagtgcCTGGTACCTACTAataggtactttttttagtaccacctcagttgaGGTTCCAAGCGAACTGAGGCGATCCCAAAAGGTGACAGAGgcgggtgtcctgaacaaacccgccattttaaaatagtttagtcagctgtgttttttttttgctgcctccagcttcatttgaaacaaaatgtgtcttctggctgtagcaacaacaacacagctttgacgttctgtgtgtgtcgcgttaggtcacggcagtttactgcggcgccgctataagacgaccagccacgctgaggcggtactaaaatcaaATGGAATGCAATGGAAAACAGACGCACAGTGAGtcgagtcgagtcgaggcgagtagagtcaaggCGAGTTGAGCAgctaccatgtaatggaaaaacgcctaAACAGACGTAACTAAACATGCTTGCTGTCTGTTAGCCACTACAGGGGGGGGCAacagagtctgataactttagacaacataggAACGAAACGGGAGCGGGACAGGATTCGGGAGTCTTTCTCTCGggattttgcaggacaggattTTTTTGGGGTGGGAGGGCAGTCATGTGATCGGGATATGACAGGAGTAATTTCGTGTGCttgggatgggatgggagcgacaacTGATTTTCATGTCAGCCTCTACCACAGACCTTATGGCTCACACCTCTCGATATTTCCTGACGTTTGCTTCTCCACCGTTACGCTTTGGGTTCCGCTTTGGGTTCCACTTTGGGTTCCACTTTAGCGCCCTCCCCAGGTCGTCGGGGGCAACTGGCGTCGGGGGCGACAAGCACCaggaggcttggaccccgttGTAACTGCTTGCCATTCTagttaggggtccaagcccgagggggcTGGGAGACCCAGCggagctgtggaaccctattgctTTCCTAAGGATTATTATAATTTTTCCGTTCATAAAACTGttgctacagcctaaaccgtacatggtagGGGGGTGCcgttttcaggactggtccagatCCCTGCAAGGACCTCGGACAAAAACATGtgcaccactaggtggcgctatagcagagaTACACGTTTGGCgctataactcccaaaccgtacatcgcacataaaaaatacacatatccacgcgttccctgaattcagctgaatctcgtgatataggccacgcccattttcgcctaaacttttatgcgcgaaaaatcgcgatttatcgtAAACCTTTTTAGAAAACCTTTTTCTAACTCCTCCTAGACTGTGcaaccgatctgcacgaaacttggtacgtagcatctccagaccgacctgtaaaaaagttatcaaaagaattttttattggataaaaattgcgcaaattacacacaaccaaatttgtgtagctagcgACGAAAACACAAACTTTGCCTTATCTCAGCCAAAATTAATACTATCAACCtgaaactttagattcttgtttggcATGATCCTCTGGGGCTCCCCACTAAACTTTAtgaaaattggccactaggggggaCGCTACAAGTCCCAAACGTTTATATCTCATTAAAGGCTCAtccaatttttacaaaattttgaGGGTatcatctagggccactcctgaggccacgcCTACAGTGGGGCACTGATTCGTCAAAGTGGGcttggcctatgggacccaggtttggattcaccacttacactaatgtgagcaaCTTCAAATTTACAGTGTAGATGTAGAATGGTTCATGGACCTCACAATCCAAATATTACACACAttgaccactaggtggcgctataatgacgtcaaatgtgttttttcctaTAACTTCCACATTACAtatcgcacattagaaaaccttacatccacatattccttgaatcaagctgaatcagaGGAtgtaggccacgcccatttccgctaagaagtttttttgcaatattgcgcaatgtgcaaaaccaacttttttgaACTCCTCCTAGGCCGTGTGACCAATCTGCACCAATCCTGGTAGTTAGCACCTCCggatggacctgaccaaaaggTAAGCATGcacatttgacgaccaaacaaattttcctagctagctaccacacacatatcatatcatatctcaaCCAAATTGAATGTTGTCAGCAAAACAATGGAAAtaattgttcaacatcccactatgatgctctgtaccaaatttggcgaagatcggcaataagggggcgctataatcaacgtttatttgttttggccaataactcaaatGCATTtcaatgggaaatttgcaattacaatatctctgccacagtaaatgctatcaacgcgAAACCTGTGATGCTTGTTCGGCAGACCGCTctgatgctctgtaccaaa encodes the following:
- the LOC144516484 gene encoding red-sensitive opsin-like, translated to MAEEWGKQAFAARRYSDDTTASGGFVYVNSNNTRGPFEGPNYHIAPRWVYHVATLWMSVVVVASVFTNGLVLVATAKFKKLRHPLNWILVNLAFADIMETLLASTISVCNQFFGYFILGHPMCVFEGYTVACCGIAGLWSLTIISFERWIIVCKPFGNVKFDAKMAIAGIVFCWVWAAFWTAPPVFGWSRYWPHGLKTSCGPDVFSGNTDPGVQSYMITLMITCCFIPLSIIIVCYLAVFMAIHSVAMQQKESESTQKAEREVSRMVVVMIFAYCFCWGPYTVFVCYGAANPGYAFHPLAASMPAYFAKSATIWNPVIYVFMNRQFRSCIMQMFGKQVDDGSEVSSSKTEVSSVAPA